Proteins from one methanogenic archaeon mixed culture ISO4-G1 genomic window:
- a CDS encoding cell surface protein, with amino-acid sequence MRYVAVFILAISAFFLLVCMSGGEDSDAASPVTHPEDLYPDADVIITKDKQNRTVVTFKAYGKYKPTPSHPSEWFTEVLGSSNEVRVRGLSDVKDSINIVYDGATVNRLFLLDIDSKASMNSAVDLNFTMVSGSIGTLSMVSVLSTVRQYIGNSYDTMPIPIRNAQLNLEGGDIDLLNPTFLMVSVGHLDLTMGKGMTINRVFTTGENGRYSSVDVCVKGATIGYMSNIASKIGTINYSFESGSVDYLCFGANTENVSSRVLSNMATSYISGDVKAFVSEEVQIKKCILGGGIFEIPIRLCNGENVREPVVHSVVIEAPGKTVSNDIMFMTDSRNRAYHFNYYKIGHTPYAQTTMDVFILGDRTYDVYSENGIWSSSVVSTIPTGSLLSVNTGYVIPSGSTFNISKGATLVNSDQLIVSGTVEIDGNVVNNGIIQCRKDCVINGTPGGIGVCADHRTYFEYSPELNVLSDRSAVIIEQIPDNEVESVTATFLVSETDMYKPSVSITAPEDEPFTGSMFMLSLKEGPGGSDFTASYELDVWGIDIRVLERSDISVTIPVSNSSCTAVYAFDKDDNRYVMVGTSEFEPNLTFKAGVYDKFYTSTYISDRPAPPNPQGDTEVGGLDYILIAAIIAVLAATMYLLVTMKRD; translated from the coding sequence ATGAGGTACGTCGCGGTGTTCATTCTGGCGATTTCCGCCTTTTTCCTGCTCGTATGCATGAGCGGAGGGGAGGATTCCGACGCCGCATCTCCGGTGACGCATCCCGAGGACCTGTATCCGGATGCGGACGTCATCATAACCAAGGACAAGCAGAACCGCACCGTCGTGACGTTCAAGGCCTACGGCAAATACAAGCCGACCCCCTCGCATCCGTCCGAGTGGTTCACCGAGGTCTTAGGGTCTTCCAACGAGGTCAGGGTCAGAGGGCTCTCGGACGTCAAGGATTCCATTAACATCGTCTACGACGGGGCGACGGTCAACAGGCTGTTCCTGCTGGACATCGATTCCAAGGCATCAATGAACTCCGCCGTGGACCTCAATTTCACGATGGTCAGCGGATCCATAGGGACGCTGTCCATGGTCTCTGTGCTGAGCACCGTCAGGCAGTACATTGGCAACTCGTATGACACCATGCCCATACCCATACGCAATGCGCAGCTGAATCTGGAGGGAGGGGACATCGATCTTCTGAATCCCACCTTCCTGATGGTATCCGTAGGCCACCTGGATCTCACGATGGGCAAGGGGATGACCATAAACCGCGTCTTCACCACCGGCGAGAATGGGAGGTATTCCTCAGTGGACGTCTGCGTCAAGGGTGCGACGATCGGCTACATGTCCAACATCGCCTCCAAGATCGGGACGATAAACTACTCGTTCGAATCGGGCAGCGTGGATTACCTCTGTTTCGGGGCTAACACCGAGAACGTCTCGTCCAGGGTGCTCTCCAACATGGCCACATCCTACATCTCCGGCGACGTCAAGGCATTCGTCTCCGAGGAGGTGCAGATCAAGAAATGCATCCTCGGAGGAGGGATCTTCGAGATCCCGATCCGCCTGTGCAACGGGGAGAACGTCCGCGAGCCTGTCGTGCATTCGGTGGTCATAGAGGCCCCCGGGAAGACGGTCAGCAACGACATCATGTTCATGACCGACAGCAGGAACAGGGCGTACCATTTCAATTACTACAAGATCGGGCACACCCCGTACGCCCAGACCACGATGGACGTCTTCATCCTGGGCGACAGGACCTACGATGTCTACTCGGAAAATGGGATATGGTCGTCCTCCGTCGTAAGCACCATACCGACAGGTTCTCTCCTCTCCGTCAACACGGGATACGTCATACCGTCAGGGAGCACGTTCAACATCTCGAAGGGGGCCACACTAGTCAATTCCGATCAGCTCATCGTCAGCGGGACCGTGGAGATCGACGGGAACGTCGTGAACAACGGGATCATCCAGTGCAGGAAGGACTGCGTGATAAACGGCACCCCGGGAGGCATAGGCGTCTGTGCGGACCACAGGACGTATTTCGAATACTCTCCGGAACTGAACGTCCTTTCCGACAGGAGCGCCGTCATAATCGAACAGATCCCCGACAACGAGGTCGAATCCGTGACCGCCACATTCCTGGTCAGCGAGACGGACATGTACAAGCCGTCCGTCTCGATCACCGCACCGGAGGATGAACCGTTCACCGGAAGCATGTTCATGCTCTCCCTGAAGGAGGGGCCGGGCGGATCCGATTTCACGGCCTCATATGAACTGGATGTCTGGGGCATCGACATCCGCGTCCTGGAGAGGAGCGACATCAGCGTCACCATCCCCGTATCGAATTCCTCGTGCACCGCGGTCTACGCCTTCGATAAGGATGACAACAGGTACGTCATGGTTGGGACATCCGAGTTCGAGCCCAATCTGACGTTCAAGGCAGGCGTGTACGACAAGTTCTACACGTCCACATACATCTCCGACAGGCCTGCGCCCCCCAACCCCCAGGGCGATACCGAGGTGGGAGGTCTGGATTACATCCTCATCGCCGCTATCATCGCGGTGCTCGCGGCCACAATGTATCTGCTGGTCACGATGAAGCGCGATTGA
- a CDS encoding ribosomal-protein-alanine acetyltransferase RimI: MMAVYRSMRASDTIGVYALMNSNLDRPTPIEMIEYFLSMWPEGQFVAEDLFGNIVGAICGTRSVGGMATISLYAVDAKCRGQGIGTGLLDRFKTECWMQGYSSVQLELRVTNTKAYAFYQRHGFRLTEKVPDLYGPGEDGFRMIAMVSEINRASS, encoded by the coding sequence ATGATGGCGGTCTACAGGAGCATGAGGGCATCAGACACCATCGGCGTCTACGCCCTGATGAACAGCAATCTGGATCGTCCCACGCCCATCGAGATGATAGAGTACTTCCTGTCCATGTGGCCCGAGGGCCAGTTCGTGGCCGAGGACCTCTTCGGCAACATCGTTGGGGCGATATGCGGCACACGTTCGGTCGGCGGAATGGCCACCATATCCCTCTATGCCGTGGATGCCAAATGCAGAGGACAGGGGATCGGGACCGGTCTTCTGGACAGGTTCAAGACCGAATGCTGGATGCAGGGATACAGCTCGGTCCAGCTAGAGCTCCGCGTGACCAACACAAAGGCCTACGCCTTCTACCAGAGGCACGGCTTCAGGCTCACGGAGAAGGTGCCTGACCTATACGGGCCCGGCGAAGACGGGTTCCGCATGATAGCGATGGTATCTGAGATCAATCGCGCTTCATCGTGA
- a CDS encoding phospholipase-like protein, translating into MKSVTAIAMIMLAICATFAAVPLCDASSPDVRLCEVNAFGSDEGVSLHNYGLSDADLKGYTVTDNPSKTSNEGSISFSQSLVIRPGETLTFVKERVEGSYFLSNHTSYCNGESGVTVSSDFALKNTGDDIYLFKGGTVVDCFLYGNVTKPSVYDWNGQTFTVKDGFVAVRNNPDQASAMAWSNMKEGMIHEPFDPDRQFDATVSPFLMPETGGIPIYDELSNAASSVILSMYILSSDNAIALLADLAKRGVDIQVLMPKNLPDFDPLNDGGKLKYLSESGADIRLITGDGRYALVHSKCCIIDGETVIVMSENWTKDNLNGKKVDDPSKGEGNRGWGAIVRSTDYAEYLTGLFQKDFDTAYGDVLRYEDETAGKPSKTLTYVAPKDTVELESYSAKVTPVMSPDSSYEGIMHYISNAEKRVFSEQQSIGSNIADAEYISPVTGMCQAKKTGADVRLLVSTNANVGNIKDVESMGIETGILPQPYLHNKGIVCDDTTLVGSVNWTWNSINNNRETMVAIHSKDVADFFASSFLSDYDRSTGSDLSVYFSEPPADCREGEKITVTVDTIQSGSFTYTWKLDGEEMHSTIKRVIIEASVGEHTVSVTVKDSSDREATISGSFRVSESSAIPDSMEGLLVYIAPVLVVLIGIAAVMVRIRGGRRG; encoded by the coding sequence ATGAAGTCCGTGACGGCCATAGCGATGATCATGCTGGCGATATGCGCAACATTCGCCGCCGTCCCTCTTTGCGACGCATCGTCCCCCGACGTCCGTCTGTGCGAGGTCAATGCTTTCGGTTCCGACGAGGGCGTCTCCCTGCACAACTACGGTCTTTCGGATGCGGACCTTAAGGGATACACCGTCACCGACAACCCTTCGAAGACATCCAACGAAGGTTCGATCTCGTTCTCCCAGTCGCTCGTAATACGTCCCGGGGAGACCCTGACATTCGTGAAGGAACGCGTGGAAGGCTCATATTTCCTAAGCAACCACACATCGTACTGCAACGGCGAATCCGGTGTCACGGTTTCGAGCGACTTCGCACTGAAGAACACCGGAGACGACATCTATCTTTTCAAAGGCGGGACCGTCGTGGACTGCTTCCTGTACGGGAACGTGACGAAACCCAGCGTATACGACTGGAACGGGCAGACCTTCACGGTCAAGGACGGCTTCGTCGCCGTCAGGAACAATCCCGACCAGGCATCCGCAATGGCCTGGAGCAACATGAAAGAGGGAATGATCCACGAACCGTTCGATCCCGACAGGCAGTTCGATGCGACGGTGTCCCCCTTCCTGATGCCGGAAACGGGCGGGATCCCGATCTATGACGAGCTTTCGAATGCCGCCTCTTCCGTCATCCTGAGCATGTATATCCTTTCCTCCGACAACGCCATCGCCCTGCTGGCGGACCTCGCGAAGAGAGGGGTCGACATACAGGTCCTGATGCCGAAGAACCTCCCGGACTTCGATCCTCTGAACGACGGCGGGAAACTGAAGTACCTGTCCGAATCCGGAGCGGACATCAGGCTCATCACCGGCGATGGAAGATACGCGCTGGTACATTCCAAATGCTGCATCATAGACGGTGAGACCGTCATAGTCATGTCGGAGAACTGGACCAAGGACAACCTGAACGGGAAGAAAGTAGACGACCCCTCGAAAGGCGAGGGCAACAGGGGATGGGGCGCGATCGTGAGGAGCACGGATTACGCGGAGTACCTGACTGGCCTGTTCCAGAAGGATTTCGACACGGCCTACGGCGATGTCCTGAGATATGAGGACGAAACCGCCGGAAAACCGTCCAAGACACTCACCTATGTCGCCCCCAAGGACACCGTGGAGCTGGAATCATATTCGGCAAAGGTAACCCCGGTGATGTCCCCCGACAGTTCCTATGAAGGTATTATGCACTACATCTCCAACGCCGAGAAGAGGGTCTTCTCGGAGCAGCAGAGCATCGGCTCCAACATCGCGGATGCGGAGTACATATCCCCCGTGACCGGAATGTGCCAAGCAAAGAAGACAGGCGCGGATGTCAGACTGCTCGTGAGCACCAATGCCAATGTCGGTAACATCAAGGACGTCGAATCCATGGGGATCGAGACGGGCATCCTCCCGCAGCCATACCTCCACAACAAGGGGATCGTCTGCGACGATACGACGCTTGTGGGTTCGGTCAATTGGACCTGGAACTCCATCAACAACAACAGGGAGACCATGGTGGCGATCCACTCCAAGGATGTGGCCGATTTCTTCGCATCCTCCTTCCTGTCGGATTACGATAGATCCACGGGTTCGGACCTCAGCGTATACTTCTCCGAGCCGCCTGCGGACTGCAGGGAGGGCGAGAAGATCACTGTCACCGTGGACACGATACAATCCGGAAGCTTCACCTACACATGGAAGCTGGACGGCGAAGAGATGCACAGCACCATCAAGCGCGTGATCATAGAGGCATCCGTCGGCGAACATACCGTATCCGTAACTGTAAAGGACTCCTCGGACAGGGAAGCCACCATATCAGGCAGCTTCCGCGTCTCGGAATCATCGGCCATACCGGATTCCATGGAGGGATTGTTGGTTTACATCGCGCCCGTGCTTGTGGTCCTCATCGGTATCGCAGCGGTGATGGTCAGGATTAGAGGGGGCCGCCGAGGATGA
- a CDS encoding triose-phosphate isomerase TpiA encodes MSQPVVIINCKIYQQVEGRGASSLASICASVREETGANLIICPPMVELARVAEQSKVPVFSQDVDPFVPGSGTGFTSPSLIKATGAVGTLVNHSEHKKPAADVGKCVSMCKELGLTVCACADTKEIAAELAGFSPEYIAVEPPELIGGDVSVTTANPDIVSGTVDAVGSVNRKVKVLCGAGVKNGKDVQAAVALGAHGVLLASGVVKAKDPEAVIRDLVGFI; translated from the coding sequence ATGTCACAGCCCGTCGTCATAATCAACTGCAAGATCTACCAGCAGGTGGAGGGCAGGGGAGCATCCTCGCTGGCATCCATATGTGCCAGCGTCAGGGAGGAGACGGGCGCAAACCTCATCATATGCCCGCCCATGGTCGAACTGGCCAGGGTGGCCGAACAATCAAAGGTCCCGGTTTTCTCCCAGGATGTCGACCCGTTCGTCCCTGGGTCCGGGACCGGCTTCACATCCCCCTCGCTGATCAAGGCAACGGGCGCCGTGGGCACCCTGGTGAACCATTCGGAGCACAAGAAGCCTGCCGCGGACGTCGGAAAGTGTGTGTCCATGTGCAAGGAACTGGGACTCACGGTGTGCGCCTGCGCCGACACCAAGGAAATCGCAGCCGAACTGGCCGGATTCTCGCCCGAATACATAGCCGTGGAACCTCCGGAGCTGATCGGAGGGGACGTATCGGTTACCACCGCGAACCCCGACATAGTATCAGGCACCGTCGATGCCGTCGGATCCGTGAACCGCAAGGTCAAGGTGCTCTGCGGTGCAGGCGTGAAGAACGGCAAGGACGTGCAGGCCGCGGTGGCCCTCGGAGCACACGGGGTGCTGCTCGCATCCGGCGTGGTCAAGGCCAAGGACCCAGAGGCAGTGATCAGGGACCTGGTCGGTTTCATCTGA
- a CDS encoding D-fructose 1,6-bisphosphatase — protein MSAQKVTVSIIKADVGSVVGHARPHPSMLDAARKVLKDAQKAGTIEDFYVTRVGDDINLYMTHYKGENNRDVHGTAWECFMQATKIAKKMKLYAAGQDLLTDAFSGNVKGAGPGSAEMTFEERGSEPLLFFMADKTEPSAYTLPLTRIFMDPFTTTGLVIDKRAKQGFDFEIQDVMANKKVVMSAPEESWSILSLLGDTSRYAIKRINSRSGIGPAAVVSTDKLNMTAGRYVGKDDPVCICRCQSGLPSVGEYTQPFLNNTMLVAGWMRGSHIGAFYPCSPEDSDPTYYDGPPRICCLGFQLNDGHLQGLEPYGAKNGEHIPVDFFGTSTFDEARRNAIRASKFMRSQGPFVPSILGAEEMEYTSRPDVLKELTNRFVSLDESEKKPKKKSSSKKKAADVE, from the coding sequence ATGTCTGCACAGAAAGTCACCGTTTCTATCATCAAGGCGGATGTCGGCTCGGTCGTAGGACACGCCAGACCCCACCCGTCCATGCTTGATGCCGCCAGGAAAGTCCTCAAGGACGCCCAGAAGGCCGGAACCATCGAGGATTTCTACGTCACCCGCGTGGGGGACGACATCAACCTGTACATGACCCACTACAAGGGAGAGAACAACAGGGACGTCCACGGCACCGCTTGGGAGTGTTTCATGCAGGCGACCAAGATCGCCAAGAAGATGAAGCTCTACGCGGCAGGACAGGACCTCCTGACCGATGCGTTCTCAGGCAACGTCAAGGGAGCAGGGCCCGGTTCCGCCGAGATGACGTTCGAGGAGAGGGGATCTGAGCCCCTCCTGTTCTTCATGGCCGACAAGACGGAGCCGTCGGCATACACACTCCCCCTCACGAGGATCTTCATGGACCCCTTCACGACCACCGGACTGGTGATCGACAAGAGGGCCAAGCAGGGATTCGACTTCGAGATCCAGGACGTCATGGCCAACAAGAAGGTCGTCATGTCCGCCCCCGAGGAATCCTGGAGCATCCTCTCCCTTCTCGGAGACACATCCAGATACGCCATCAAGAGGATCAACTCGAGGTCCGGAATCGGACCCGCGGCGGTCGTCTCCACAGACAAGCTCAACATGACCGCCGGCAGGTACGTCGGAAAGGACGATCCCGTCTGCATATGCAGGTGCCAGAGCGGACTGCCCTCCGTCGGAGAGTACACGCAGCCCTTCCTCAACAACACCATGCTCGTCGCAGGCTGGATGAGGGGATCGCACATCGGTGCGTTCTACCCCTGCTCGCCCGAGGACTCCGACCCCACCTACTACGACGGACCCCCAAGAATCTGCTGTCTGGGATTCCAGCTCAACGACGGTCACCTCCAGGGACTCGAGCCCTACGGAGCCAAGAACGGTGAGCACATCCCGGTCGACTTCTTCGGGACCTCCACCTTCGACGAGGCCCGCAGGAACGCCATCAGGGCAAGCAAGTTCATGAGGTCCCAGGGACCCTTCGTGCCCTCCATCCTCGGAGCCGAGGAGATGGAGTACACCTCAAGGCCCGATGTCCTCAAGGAGCTCACCAACAGGTTCGTCTCCCTCGACGAGAGCGAGAAGAAGCCCAAGAAAAAGAGCAGCTCCAAGAAGAAGGCAGCCGACGTCGAGTGA
- a CDS encoding ArsR family transcriptional regulator, translating into MTDFGYSSDYSIFLTRNEGVQIVTNDLSLKILNEMRFREVSPTSMAMELGLPKSTIQANISKLLHMGILCQDENKEDSRGVIYRIDAIQVFGSYMDTKWQLNVRTASASRILSKGRCTSREDLSLYGVSLTESGLDIVQGLFSVGSSLMPDTPDYSDWESIKRNILKQSSDRGMKVLIEDRSGLKLKFRSEGDENIADVSLIVVPMLGGIVSRSKDLLGYHLSKDIDLEIEDYGREVTMTVKPFVGQDYVRSGFRHHNMSDFKVDQPFAIYSIDDKAVLFTNSTMISVLNSLTEGSKSVNELTAAIGIPKATVYASLVKLMEMGAINVDENQKNPKKYSLDSDPVLFCKEPEVTNCNKLAEIRERFIRGEIDYYSAVIGYAMEATKCMGVEFDRMFSKAGRTTAKSVIDLHPDITPQNFVDISCSMVSYPDQATVVSYIPLKIDVTLSPHTLWRSWPSYFVKGFIENGLLNLTGDKYKVTVETIRQGNEGNS; encoded by the coding sequence ATGACGGACTTTGGTTACAGTTCCGACTACTCGATTTTTCTTACCCGCAACGAAGGTGTACAGATTGTGACCAACGACCTCAGTCTGAAGATACTGAACGAGATGCGCTTCCGCGAAGTGTCCCCGACGAGCATGGCCATGGAGCTCGGTCTGCCGAAATCCACGATACAGGCCAACATCAGCAAGCTCCTGCATATGGGCATACTATGCCAGGATGAGAATAAGGAGGATTCCAGGGGAGTGATCTACCGCATCGATGCCATCCAGGTCTTCGGCAGCTACATGGATACGAAATGGCAGCTCAACGTCAGGACGGCCTCCGCCTCGCGCATACTCAGCAAGGGGAGATGCACCAGCAGGGAGGACCTTTCGTTATACGGCGTCTCTCTGACGGAGAGCGGCCTGGACATCGTGCAAGGACTGTTCAGCGTGGGCAGCTCCCTGATGCCGGATACTCCAGACTATTCGGACTGGGAATCGATAAAGAGAAACATTTTAAAACAGTCTTCCGACCGCGGCATGAAGGTCCTCATAGAGGACAGGTCCGGACTGAAACTGAAGTTCAGATCGGAAGGCGACGAGAACATCGCCGACGTGTCCCTCATCGTGGTCCCGATGCTGGGCGGAATCGTGTCACGCTCCAAGGACCTGCTGGGCTACCACCTTTCGAAGGACATAGATCTGGAGATAGAGGATTACGGGCGCGAGGTCACCATGACCGTCAAGCCTTTCGTCGGCCAAGACTATGTGAGGAGCGGGTTCAGGCACCACAACATGTCAGACTTCAAGGTCGACCAGCCGTTCGCGATCTATTCCATCGACGACAAGGCCGTGCTGTTCACTAACTCGACCATGATATCCGTCCTCAACTCTCTGACAGAAGGCAGCAAGTCCGTGAACGAGCTTACCGCGGCCATAGGCATACCCAAGGCCACCGTCTACGCGTCACTGGTGAAGCTGATGGAAATGGGCGCCATAAATGTGGACGAGAATCAGAAGAACCCCAAGAAGTACTCCCTCGATTCCGACCCCGTCCTGTTCTGCAAGGAGCCGGAGGTCACTAACTGTAACAAGCTGGCCGAGATCAGGGAGAGGTTCATCCGCGGAGAGATCGACTACTACTCGGCGGTGATCGGCTACGCGATGGAGGCCACCAAGTGCATGGGCGTAGAGTTCGACAGGATGTTCAGCAAGGCCGGCAGGACCACGGCGAAATCCGTGATCGACCTCCATCCGGACATCACTCCCCAGAACTTCGTCGACATCTCATGCTCCATGGTGTCCTATCCGGATCAGGCCACCGTCGTCTCGTACATCCCCCTGAAGATCGACGTCACGCTCTCCCCGCATACGCTGTGGAGGTCCTGGCCGTCCTATTTCGTCAAGGGATTCATAGAGAACGGCCTGCTGAACCTCACGGGGGATAAGTACAAGGTAACCGTTGAGACCATCCGTCAGGGCAACGAGGGCAACTCCTGA
- a CDS encoding phosphoglycerate mutase, translating to MNSKMTLVLLRHGESEWNKQNLFTGWTDVDLSDLGREEARNAGKLMKEGGFDFDVCYTSYLKRAIHTLNLALEEMDREWLPVIKTWKLNERHYGALQGLNKAETAEKYGEDQVKKWRRSYDIPPPVLAEDDSRNPALQEQYRGVPKESLPLTESLKDTVARAVPFFNDVIRPRMLAGDRIIIAAHGNSLRALVKYFEDISDEEIVGVNIPTGVPLVYEFDHDFKVVSKRYLGNQDEISAKMNAVANQAKKTNH from the coding sequence ATGAACTCTAAGATGACCCTGGTACTCCTCCGTCACGGGGAGAGCGAATGGAACAAGCAGAACCTTTTCACGGGATGGACCGATGTCGACCTCTCCGATCTTGGAAGGGAGGAGGCGAGGAACGCCGGAAAGCTCATGAAGGAAGGCGGTTTCGATTTCGACGTCTGCTACACATCCTACCTGAAGCGTGCCATACACACGCTGAATCTCGCGCTGGAGGAGATGGACAGGGAGTGGCTGCCAGTCATCAAGACATGGAAGCTCAACGAGAGGCACTATGGTGCGCTGCAGGGTCTCAACAAGGCCGAGACCGCCGAGAAGTACGGGGAGGACCAGGTCAAGAAGTGGAGGAGATCCTACGACATCCCCCCGCCGGTCCTTGCGGAGGACGACAGCAGGAATCCGGCTCTCCAGGAGCAGTACCGCGGCGTCCCCAAGGAATCCCTGCCGCTGACCGAGAGTCTCAAGGACACCGTCGCCAGGGCGGTGCCGTTCTTCAACGACGTCATCAGGCCCAGGATGCTGGCGGGTGACAGGATCATCATCGCGGCCCACGGGAACTCCCTCAGGGCCCTCGTGAAGTATTTCGAAGACATCTCCGACGAGGAGATCGTGGGCGTCAACATCCCTACAGGGGTACCGCTCGTGTACGAGTTCGACCACGACTTCAAGGTCGTCTCCAAGAGGTATCTGGGGAACCAGGACGAGATCAGCGCCAAGATGAACGCGGTGGCCAACCAGGCCAAGAAGACCAATCATTAA
- a CDS encoding aspartyl-tRNA synthetase AspS: protein MTEFRDSGNIKVGDGTVTIRGWVQDIRNMGGIAFLQLRDRHGVIQVTMPKKKIDPELFEKLTTLSRESVVSITGEVKESNQTALGLELIPSAFELHSEAGVPLPMGVIDKVNVEMDTRLNNRFMDLRKPEIKAIFELKSMMVDLIEEAVRENGFTQVFTPKISAAGAEGGAELFRIKYFDKDAFLSQSPQLYKQVLMSTGLDRVFEIAPAFRAEQSNTNRHVTEFISFDGEMSWIQNEEEVMAMIEEIIDHVLRGLREKGAKQLEVLGKDIAVPARPYPILTYSECLKIVNDGGLALKNGDDLGTEGEKIVGDYMASQGRDLYFIAEYPEEAKPFYIMEKDGTEFAYAFDLDYKGQEISSGGQREHRYDRLVARMEKKGLNPDDFGFYLDAFKYGMPPHGGWGIGIERFLVKMLDLPNIREAILFPRDPSRLSP, encoded by the coding sequence ATGACAGAATTCAGAGACTCGGGAAACATCAAGGTCGGCGACGGCACCGTCACCATCCGCGGATGGGTCCAGGACATCAGGAACATGGGGGGCATCGCATTCCTCCAGCTCCGCGACAGGCACGGCGTCATCCAGGTCACCATGCCCAAGAAGAAGATCGACCCGGAGCTCTTCGAGAAGCTCACGACGCTCTCGAGGGAGTCCGTCGTGTCGATCACGGGAGAGGTCAAGGAGAGCAACCAGACCGCACTGGGACTGGAGCTCATCCCCTCGGCATTCGAGCTGCACAGCGAGGCCGGCGTGCCCCTGCCTATGGGAGTCATCGACAAGGTCAACGTCGAGATGGACACCCGTCTCAACAACAGGTTCATGGACCTCAGGAAGCCCGAGATCAAGGCGATCTTCGAGCTGAAGTCCATGATGGTGGACCTGATCGAGGAGGCCGTCAGGGAGAACGGATTCACCCAGGTCTTCACACCCAAGATCTCCGCCGCAGGTGCGGAGGGGGGAGCGGAGCTCTTCAGGATCAAGTACTTCGACAAGGACGCGTTCCTGTCCCAGTCGCCCCAGCTCTACAAGCAGGTGCTCATGTCCACCGGACTCGACAGGGTCTTCGAGATCGCCCCCGCGTTCCGCGCGGAGCAGTCCAACACAAACCGTCACGTCACGGAGTTCATCTCCTTCGACGGCGAGATGTCGTGGATCCAGAACGAGGAGGAGGTCATGGCGATGATCGAGGAGATCATCGACCACGTGCTCAGGGGACTCAGGGAGAAGGGCGCCAAGCAGCTGGAGGTGCTCGGCAAGGACATCGCCGTCCCCGCACGTCCGTACCCCATACTCACATATTCCGAATGCCTCAAGATCGTCAACGACGGCGGACTCGCACTGAAGAACGGTGACGACCTCGGGACCGAGGGAGAGAAGATCGTCGGCGACTACATGGCGTCCCAGGGGCGCGACCTGTACTTCATCGCAGAGTATCCCGAGGAGGCCAAGCCCTTCTACATCATGGAGAAGGACGGGACCGAGTTCGCGTACGCCTTCGACTTGGACTACAAGGGCCAGGAGATCTCCTCCGGAGGCCAGAGGGAGCACAGGTACGACAGGCTCGTGGCCAGGATGGAGAAGAAGGGACTCAACCCGGACGACTTCGGATTCTATCTGGATGCCTTCAAATACGGGATGCCCCCGCACGGCGGATGGGGAATCGGTATCGAGAGGTTCCTGGTCAAGATGCTGGATCTCCCGAACATCAGGGAAGCTATCCTCTTCCCCAGGGACCCCAGCAGACTGTCCCCTTGA
- a CDS encoding archaeal holliday junction resolvase, producing MAAPGEPYERELKGLLSGDEKVIAKMVKTCSEAERAAYLSMLTNPFLVTRAAGSLGIDLVALRWDFSFPIEVKSSADDVMHFSKNARLSDQANGMLDECTQSHLVPIYAYRLKSFRGDPWRIFTIPTDHVFKGRNAILFRRIPKFETSANGNFIMRWENGMKLSDLISYVGMSDYSVDE from the coding sequence ATGGCAGCACCGGGCGAACCGTACGAGAGGGAACTGAAAGGACTGTTGTCCGGCGATGAGAAGGTCATCGCCAAGATGGTGAAGACGTGCAGCGAGGCAGAGAGGGCCGCATATCTGAGCATGCTCACCAACCCGTTCCTGGTGACCCGTGCCGCCGGCTCTTTGGGAATCGACCTCGTGGCACTGAGGTGGGATTTCTCTTTCCCGATCGAGGTCAAGAGCTCGGCCGACGACGTCATGCACTTCAGCAAGAACGCCAGGCTGTCCGATCAGGCCAACGGGATGCTGGACGAATGCACGCAATCCCATCTCGTGCCGATCTACGCCTACAGACTGAAATCGTTCCGCGGCGACCCGTGGAGGATCTTCACCATACCGACGGACCATGTCTTCAAAGGGCGCAACGCGATACTATTCCGCCGCATCCCCAAGTTCGAGACATCCGCCAACGGTAACTTCATTATGCGCTGGGAGAACGGCATGAAGCTGTCGGACCTCATAAGTTACGTCGGGATGTCCGACTATTCGGTGGACGAATGA